One genomic segment of Paenibacillus sp. FSL H8-0332 includes these proteins:
- a CDS encoding glycoside hydrolase family 31 protein, whose product MFREENGRLIREYDHERVWIEPWGEHSLRVRASYAEITDEQWALLPAVQTLSHISITPERATIVNGNIRAEMTDKGQIFFYNQHGKLLLNETEDTYQLKYGGRELSAIPGSSDFSVKLRLEADPQEKLYGMGQYQHSFLNLKGCSLELTHRNSQISIPFVLSSAGYGFLWHNPAIGQAHFSLNVTEWTAPSTKQLDYWITAGDSPAEIEEAYAKATGTVPMMPDYGMGFWQCKLRYRTQEELLEVAREHKRRGLPIDVIVIDFFHWTNQGDWRFDPEYWPDPEAMVQELQELGIELMVSVWPTVQTESENYKEMLEKGYLLRSDRGVRTQFQFLGQNAIFDATNPEARKFLWGLIKQNYYDKGIKVFWLDEAEPELTVYDHDIYRYHIGSSKQIGNIYPMKYSQTFYDGMAAEGQENIINLVRTAWAGSQRYGALVWSGDIHSSFKVLSIQVRAGLNMAVAGIPWWTTDIGGFHGGNPADASFRELMVRWFQYGAFSPVFRLHGDRSPFVQPTGTQGGGVCGSGSDNEVWSYGEEAYTIFKEFMQMRERLKPYIRGLMEAAHEKGTPPMRPLFYDFPQDPAAWDIEDQYMFGPDLLVAPVLAEGERARKVYLPSGSEWTHVYTGTAYAGGQTIMVDAPLTQIPLFVRDGAVLPVLGGAEG is encoded by the coding sequence ATGTTTCGTGAAGAGAATGGCAGACTAATCAGAGAATATGACCATGAGAGAGTCTGGATAGAGCCTTGGGGAGAGCATTCGCTGCGTGTCCGGGCTTCCTATGCGGAGATTACCGATGAACAGTGGGCGCTTCTGCCAGCTGTGCAGACGCTGAGTCATATATCGATTACCCCAGAACGCGCGACGATCGTGAACGGGAATATCCGGGCGGAAATGACGGACAAGGGGCAGATCTTCTTTTATAACCAGCATGGCAAGCTGCTCCTTAACGAGACGGAGGATACCTATCAGTTAAAATACGGGGGCAGAGAGCTAAGCGCCATCCCCGGCAGCAGTGACTTCTCCGTGAAGCTCCGGCTGGAAGCGGACCCGCAAGAGAAGCTATACGGCATGGGCCAGTATCAGCACTCCTTCCTGAATCTGAAGGGCTGCTCGCTGGAGCTGACCCACCGCAACAGCCAGATCAGTATTCCGTTCGTGCTGTCCAGCGCCGGTTACGGGTTCCTGTGGCATAATCCGGCGATCGGACAAGCGCATTTCAGTCTGAATGTGACCGAATGGACAGCCCCGTCAACCAAGCAGCTGGATTATTGGATCACCGCCGGTGACTCGCCTGCCGAGATCGAGGAGGCTTATGCCAAGGCTACGGGAACCGTGCCGATGATGCCGGATTATGGCATGGGGTTCTGGCAATGCAAGCTCCGCTACCGTACGCAGGAGGAATTGCTGGAGGTGGCAAGGGAGCATAAACGGCGGGGGCTGCCGATCGACGTCATCGTCATTGATTTCTTCCACTGGACGAATCAGGGCGACTGGCGGTTTGACCCGGAATATTGGCCCGATCCCGAGGCGATGGTGCAGGAGCTGCAGGAGCTGGGCATTGAGCTGATGGTCTCGGTCTGGCCGACTGTCCAGACGGAGAGCGAGAATTATAAGGAGATGCTGGAAAAAGGGTATCTGCTGCGCTCGGACCGCGGGGTGCGGACGCAATTCCAGTTCCTCGGCCAGAATGCGATCTTCGATGCGACGAATCCGGAGGCCCGTAAGTTCCTGTGGGGACTGATTAAGCAGAATTATTATGACAAAGGAATCAAGGTCTTCTGGCTCGATGAGGCGGAGCCGGAGCTGACGGTCTATGACCATGATATCTACCGTTATCATATAGGCTCCAGTAAGCAGATCGGCAATATCTATCCGATGAAATACAGCCAGACCTTCTATGACGGCATGGCCGCTGAAGGCCAGGAGAATATTATCAATCTGGTCCGTACCGCCTGGGCGGGCAGCCAGCGCTACGGGGCGCTTGTATGGTCTGGAGACATTCACTCCAGCTTCAAGGTGCTCAGCATTCAGGTGCGGGCCGGGCTGAATATGGCCGTGGCCGGGATTCCATGGTGGACCACCGATATCGGCGGCTTCCACGGCGGCAATCCGGCAGATGCCTCCTTCCGGGAGCTGATGGTCCGCTGGTTCCAGTATGGCGCGTTCTCTCCGGTGTTCAGGCTGCATGGGGACCGTTCACCTTTTGTTCAGCCCACCGGAACGCAGGGTGGGGGCGTATGCGGAAGCGGCTCGGATAATGAGGTGTGGAGCTACGGCGAAGAGGCGTATACCATCTTCAAGGAGTTCATGCAGATGCGGGAGCGGCTGAAGCCGTATATCCGCGGGCTGATGGAGGCTGCACATGAGAAGGGCACGCCGCCTATGCGTCCATTGTTCTATGATTTCCCTCAGGACCCGGCGGCCTGGGATATCGAGGACCAGTATATGTTCGGTCCCGACCTGTTGGTCGCCCCGGTGCTGGCCGAGGGTGAACGGGCGCGCAAGGTGTACCTGCCGTCCGGCTCAGAGTGGACCCATGTCTATACCGGCACAGCCTATGCCGGCGGACAGACTATTATGGTCGACGCACCGCTTACGCAGATTCCGCTGTTTGTGCGGGACGGTGCCGTGCTGCCGGTGCTTGGCGGGGCTGAGGGGTAA
- a CDS encoding family 43 glycosylhydrolase, with amino-acid sequence MYASKLAYSMHLAYKTERGQYQALNHNSGVLFAKATQNEDGTLRAKSLKKPYLFYLADGNFGVIAVRTEADGEVDEQSKGKVLLFSSADLLQYSEIGLLELKADTHVSDVSCTYDPERNGYLIQWIDGQGQGYENFTTDIMSLTNVSEPVEAEPFTLEAVQAEIEGIQPRNRISVSAEIARRLFCKLTVPENIAVVVPDRMNAASVEDVKAVRATALYSDGTQAAKRVHWNTDAIRWDKAGTYSISGKIHQDHFPFPVALNRADPCIAEWKGKYYFIATNDADKEHTLYIREADTIPGLVTAEEALILDSSTYEEIGGLLWAPELHIIEDELYIFHAATPGEFFQEESHVMKLNSGGNPMNAADWSRPRRVVKKDGSYLCEAGKTISLDMTVIRWNGKLYAAWSERQFLPVDLGAWVYIATIDPQEPWKLTSDPVLLTRPDYGWANNHTFVDEGPFALYSEDKLYVTFASAAVDATYVVGLLTADKGADLLDIQSWTKGNYPLLTSRSVPGEYGPGHNSYVTDEDGVIWNAYHARPGIEGPRSSGLRRVHFDIDGAPVLDLTEEKDLNPGLKQVSMEVIVG; translated from the coding sequence GTGTATGCATCGAAGCTGGCTTATAGTATGCACCTGGCTTACAAGACGGAGAGGGGCCAGTATCAGGCATTGAATCATAACTCGGGTGTCCTGTTCGCCAAGGCGACACAGAATGAGGATGGGACGCTCCGGGCCAAAAGCTTGAAGAAGCCGTATCTCTTCTACTTGGCTGACGGAAATTTCGGCGTCATCGCCGTGCGCACCGAGGCTGACGGGGAAGTAGATGAACAAAGCAAGGGGAAGGTGCTGCTGTTCTCCTCTGCCGATCTGCTGCAATACAGTGAGATTGGACTGCTGGAGCTTAAGGCAGACACTCATGTAAGCGATGTCTCCTGCACCTATGACCCGGAGCGGAACGGTTACCTTATCCAATGGATAGACGGTCAGGGGCAGGGCTATGAGAATTTCACTACCGACATCATGAGCCTTACGAATGTCTCGGAACCGGTGGAAGCGGAGCCGTTCACGCTGGAAGCGGTGCAGGCTGAGATCGAGGGAATCCAGCCGCGTAATAGGATCTCTGTCTCCGCTGAGATAGCCCGCAGACTCTTCTGCAAGCTTACGGTACCGGAGAACATTGCTGTCGTAGTACCGGACCGTATGAATGCGGCATCGGTGGAGGATGTGAAGGCGGTGCGGGCAACAGCCTTATACAGTGACGGAACGCAGGCTGCCAAAAGAGTCCATTGGAACACGGATGCCATCAGATGGGACAAGGCCGGAACCTACAGCATCTCCGGGAAGATCCATCAGGATCACTTTCCATTCCCGGTTGCACTTAATCGTGCGGACCCTTGCATTGCAGAGTGGAAGGGAAAATATTATTTCATTGCCACTAATGATGCGGATAAGGAGCATACGTTGTATATAAGGGAAGCCGATACGATTCCCGGGCTGGTGACAGCCGAGGAAGCCCTGATCCTCGATTCCTCCACGTATGAAGAGATTGGCGGCCTGCTGTGGGCGCCGGAACTCCATATCATTGAAGACGAGCTGTATATTTTCCATGCCGCAACACCCGGCGAGTTCTTCCAAGAGGAATCACATGTGATGAAGCTGAATTCGGGCGGGAATCCCATGAATGCTGCGGACTGGTCCAGGCCCCGCCGGGTAGTGAAGAAGGACGGCAGCTATCTGTGCGAAGCAGGCAAAACAATCTCGCTGGATATGACCGTCATCCGCTGGAACGGCAAACTCTATGCGGCATGGTCGGAGCGCCAATTTCTGCCGGTGGATCTGGGAGCCTGGGTCTATATCGCTACGATTGACCCGCAGGAGCCTTGGAAGCTGACCAGTGATCCGGTGCTGCTGACCCGCCCGGATTACGGCTGGGCCAATAACCATACGTTCGTGGATGAAGGCCCGTTTGCCCTCTATTCAGAGGATAAGCTGTACGTGACCTTTGCCAGCGCAGCGGTGGATGCTACTTATGTGGTCGGTCTGCTGACCGCAGACAAGGGGGCAGATTTGCTGGATATCCAGAGCTGGACCAAGGGCAATTATCCGCTGCTGACCTCCAGAAGCGTGCCGGGAGAATACGGGCCGGGCCATAATTCCTATGTGACGGACGAGGACGGGGTGATCTGGAACGCCTACCATGCCAGACCGGGAATCGAGGGACCGCGAAGCTCCGGCCTGCGCCGCGTGCATTTTGACATTGACGGTGCCCCGGTTCTGGATCTCACGGAAGAGAAGGACCTGAATCCGGGCCTGAAGCAGGTATCCATGGAAGTCATCGTAGGCTAG
- a CDS encoding glycoside hydrolase 43 family protein translates to MNTARISNPVIWADVPDVDVIRVGPVFYMVSTSMHSMPGCPIMKSVNLKDWELAGYVYDTFEDNKAHRLEDGKGIYGRGSWAASLRYKNGTYYVCFSSNDMDQFYIYQTRDIEHGPWERSVIPGLYHDPALLLDEDGRNYVIYGNGDIRIRELTADLTAVKPGVTDQLLLEGERQGIMLRMEGCHAHKRDGYYYLFFIEWPGDGNMRRRQLCYRSRELTGPYERRVILDDHLGYQNNGVAQGGLVDTPDGDWYAVLFQDHGAVGRIPCVFPVSWEDRWPVIGEGGKAPLTFETRLPAGESKPLVISDEFEYTENRLALQWQWNHNPDNGLWSVTERTGCLRLRTGRITDDVLLARNTLTQRTEGPACSAETLLYLGGMNEGDRAGMVALQYEYGTVEAVAGEQGQFTVNMCVRSDDGVEVVESIPFTGGHICFRIEFNFKDGVDEARFFYSGRGEVWHPIGQTLHMKYSLNHFMGYRIGLFNYATRQPGGYADFEYFRYHRED, encoded by the coding sequence TTGAATACAGCCAGAATTTCGAATCCAGTAATATGGGCAGATGTCCCGGATGTGGATGTGATCCGGGTCGGCCCTGTGTTCTATATGGTCAGCACCAGCATGCACTCCATGCCGGGCTGCCCGATTATGAAATCGGTGAATCTGAAGGATTGGGAGCTTGCGGGTTACGTCTATGATACCTTCGAGGATAACAAGGCCCACCGGCTGGAGGATGGCAAGGGTATCTACGGCCGGGGCTCTTGGGCAGCTTCGCTGCGTTACAAGAATGGAACCTATTATGTATGTTTTTCCTCTAATGATATGGATCAGTTCTATATCTACCAGACCCGGGATATTGAGCACGGGCCTTGGGAGCGTTCAGTCATTCCGGGGCTGTATCATGATCCGGCGCTGCTGCTGGATGAGGACGGGCGCAATTATGTGATCTACGGGAACGGAGATATCCGCATCCGGGAGCTGACAGCGGACCTGACGGCGGTGAAGCCCGGCGTGACGGATCAGCTGCTGCTGGAAGGTGAGCGGCAGGGCATTATGCTGCGGATGGAAGGCTGTCATGCCCATAAGCGGGACGGCTATTACTACCTGTTCTTCATTGAATGGCCGGGGGACGGGAACATGCGCAGACGCCAGCTATGCTACCGGTCCCGGGAGCTGACGGGCCCTTATGAGCGCAGGGTTATTCTGGATGATCATCTGGGCTACCAGAATAACGGTGTAGCGCAAGGTGGGCTTGTGGACACGCCGGACGGCGACTGGTATGCCGTGTTATTCCAGGATCACGGGGCGGTCGGACGCATTCCCTGCGTGTTCCCCGTGAGCTGGGAGGACAGGTGGCCGGTGATCGGGGAAGGCGGCAAGGCCCCGCTGACCTTCGAGACGAGGCTTCCCGCCGGGGAATCGAAGCCGCTTGTGATCAGCGATGAGTTCGAGTATACGGAGAACCGGCTGGCGCTCCAGTGGCAGTGGAACCATAATCCCGATAACGGGCTATGGTCGGTTACCGAGCGGACGGGCTGTCTGCGGCTGCGTACAGGCCGGATCACAGACGATGTTCTGCTGGCCCGTAATACGCTGACCCAGCGGACGGAGGGTCCGGCCTGTAGTGCCGAGACGCTGCTGTATCTGGGCGGCATGAACGAAGGGGACCGGGCCGGCATGGTTGCTCTCCAGTACGAGTACGGCACGGTTGAGGCTGTAGCGGGAGAGCAGGGACAGTTCACCGTGAATATGTGTGTCCGCAGTGACGATGGCGTTGAAGTGGTGGAGAGTATCCCGTTCACAGGTGGGCACATCTGCTTCAGAATTGAGTTCAACTTCAAGGATGGCGTGGACGAGGCCCGGTTCTTCTATTCAGGACGCGGGGAGGTCTGGCACCCCATCGGGCAGACGCTGCATATGAAATATTCACTGAATCATTTCATGGGCTACCGGATTGGCTTGTTCAATTATGCGACCCGCCAGCCCGGCGGCTATGCCGATTTCGAATATTTCCGTTATCACAGAGAGGATTAA
- a CDS encoding AraC family transcriptional regulator, which produces MSGAFEDKPYPWKKEHTEIPEGLFPINVFHICFPDRSIIPPHWHDHLEWILVTKGRFRVQVGPHSRELVQGELAFVSRPQIHAAYPTEDGSELYAVVYNEALLNGIRDLTELQHIRPLLSGEIRLPAFYGTDQPVTRQIRGCIEQIIYSYQSKSPGYELCIKGGLFSSLGLAYPLAEFTAPPSKKYRQETGIQPLLIHLSNHFHKPLTVEEAARICCVTPNYFCHLFKKNTGKTLIEYVNMLRVHEASRLLQLRRYSIQEVAFRVGFTGLTYFGRIFKQHTSMTPSEYASHFQTRA; this is translated from the coding sequence ATGAGTGGAGCGTTCGAGGACAAGCCTTATCCATGGAAAAAAGAGCACACGGAAATTCCCGAGGGCCTGTTTCCCATCAATGTATTTCATATCTGCTTTCCGGACCGCAGTATTATTCCGCCTCATTGGCATGACCATCTCGAATGGATTCTCGTTACCAAGGGCCGCTTCCGCGTCCAGGTCGGCCCCCACTCCAGAGAGCTGGTGCAGGGCGAGCTTGCCTTCGTCAGCCGTCCGCAGATTCATGCGGCCTACCCGACAGAGGATGGCAGTGAGCTATATGCGGTTGTCTACAACGAAGCGCTGCTGAACGGCATACGCGACCTGACTGAGCTTCAGCATATCCGGCCGCTGCTCTCCGGTGAGATCAGACTGCCCGCTTTCTATGGGACGGATCAGCCGGTTACCCGCCAGATCAGAGGATGCATTGAACAGATTATCTACAGCTACCAGAGCAAGAGCCCCGGGTACGAATTATGTATCAAAGGAGGCCTGTTCTCTTCCCTGGGTCTAGCTTATCCCTTGGCAGAGTTCACAGCACCGCCTTCCAAAAAATACCGGCAGGAGACGGGCATCCAGCCCCTGCTGATTCACCTTAGCAACCATTTCCATAAACCGCTGACTGTGGAGGAGGCCGCACGGATCTGCTGTGTGACCCCCAACTACTTTTGTCATCTGTTCAAAAAGAACACAGGCAAGACCTTAATCGAATATGTGAATATGCTGCGCGTGCATGAGGCCAGCCGCCTGCTCCAGCTTCGCCGGTATTCGATTCAGGAGGTTGCCTTCAGAGTCGGATTCACGGGCCTGACGTATTTCGGCAGAATATTCAAACAGCACACATCGATGACACCCAGCGAATATGCTTCCCATTTCCAGACCCGGGCTTAA
- a CDS encoding endo-1,4-beta-xylanase → MKQASSEIPALHEMFREAFKIGAAVSTGIIAAQGPFIAKHYNSITAENEMKPALVQPEEGEFTFEAADGIFEYAEAHGIGVRGHTLLWHNQTGDWMFRDAEGGTCSREQLLARLQTHINTVVGRYRGRAYAWDVVNEAIEDKTDQYLRDTQWLEIIGEDYLRQAFEMAHQADPDALLFYNDYNETDPVKSVKIHKLVRSLLDQNTPIHGIGMQGHWNIYGPSIEEIRNALKLYASLGLKIHITELDLSVFRHDDKRTDLKAPTAEMLKLQEERYAEIFALLLEFKDSIDSVTFWGVADDYTWLDGFPVRGRKNWPFLFDEQKQPKASFTRLAELAAPQS, encoded by the coding sequence ATGAAGCAAGCCAGCAGCGAAATTCCAGCATTACATGAAATGTTCCGGGAGGCCTTTAAAATAGGGGCTGCCGTCAGTACTGGCATTATAGCGGCCCAGGGTCCTTTCATTGCCAAGCATTACAACAGCATCACCGCCGAGAATGAGATGAAGCCGGCTCTGGTTCAGCCGGAGGAAGGGGAGTTCACCTTCGAGGCTGCGGACGGTATCTTCGAATACGCTGAGGCACACGGGATTGGCGTGCGGGGGCATACGCTTCTGTGGCATAACCAGACCGGAGACTGGATGTTCCGGGATGCGGAGGGCGGAACCTGCAGCAGAGAGCAATTGCTTGCCCGCTTGCAGACCCACATTAACACAGTAGTGGGCCGTTACCGGGGACGGGCGTATGCCTGGGATGTAGTGAATGAAGCGATTGAGGACAAAACAGACCAGTACCTGCGGGATACGCAGTGGCTTGAGATCATCGGCGAGGATTATCTCCGCCAGGCCTTTGAAATGGCACATCAGGCGGACCCTGACGCGCTTCTGTTCTACAACGACTATAATGAGACCGATCCTGTCAAAAGCGTCAAAATCCACAAGCTGGTCCGCAGCCTGCTCGATCAGAATACGCCGATTCACGGGATTGGAATGCAGGGACATTGGAATATCTACGGCCCTTCCATTGAGGAAATCCGCAATGCGCTTAAGCTGTATGCATCGCTCGGGCTGAAGATTCACATTACCGAACTGGATCTCTCCGTGTTCCGTCATGACGACAAACGCACGGATTTGAAAGCGCCAACAGCTGAAATGCTGAAGCTCCAGGAGGAGCGTTATGCCGAGATCTTCGCCCTTCTGCTGGAATTCAAAGATTCTATTGATTCGGTGACCTTCTGGGGTGTGGCCGATGATTATACCTGGCTGGACGGCTTCCCGGTCCGCGGACGCAAGAACTGGCCGTTCCTGTTCGATGAGCAGAAGCAGCCGAAGGCTTCATTCACCCGGCTGGCCGAGCTGGCCGCACCGCAATCCTAA
- a CDS encoding glycoside hydrolase family 43 protein yields MTTQLKQATGKVPPSGNPLVAHRYGADPYALVFGDRVYLYMTNDALEYDENGVVKENSYSSINTITVISSADLVNWTDHGPIAVAGPEGAAKWATQSWAPAALHTVIDGQDKFFLYFANNASGIGVLSSDSPVGPWVDPIGEALILRSTPGVEDVTWLFDPAVLVDDDGKGYIYFGGGVPEGQFAEPGTARVMPLGEDMTSVVGTAKVIPAPFMFEDAGIHKWNGVYYYTYCSNFYDGERPEGSPPAGEIAYMTSDHPMGPWTYHRTILKNPGHFFGVSGNNHHAVFQFHDSWYIAYHAQTLSKAQGIANGYRSTHLNRLTHHEDGSIPEIHADYEGVQQLAALNPYDRIPAATMGWSAGLKTEAGAAGAEQIVTDIAHGGWIGLSGVDFGSGAESIQVSVLSLEAGGMLELHLDEPAGPVIGRLTVPAADGSQEWLELKTAVQGAEGVHNLYLVFTGESDKSLFKLAAWQFTAQEH; encoded by the coding sequence ATGACAACGCAACTGAAGCAGGCTACCGGCAAGGTTCCGCCAAGCGGCAATCCGCTGGTGGCACACCGATACGGAGCCGATCCTTATGCCCTGGTATTCGGGGACAGAGTCTATCTGTACATGACCAATGATGCACTGGAGTATGATGAGAACGGTGTGGTGAAGGAGAACTCTTACAGCAGCATCAACACGATTACCGTAATCTCGTCTGCTGACCTGGTGAACTGGACCGATCATGGTCCAATAGCCGTAGCTGGACCGGAGGGTGCAGCGAAGTGGGCAACCCAGTCCTGGGCACCGGCAGCACTTCATACCGTGATTGACGGTCAGGACAAGTTCTTCCTCTACTTCGCCAATAATGCCAGCGGCATCGGCGTTCTGTCGAGTGACAGTCCGGTAGGGCCATGGGTGGACCCGATCGGGGAGGCACTGATTCTGCGCTCCACACCGGGGGTAGAGGATGTGACCTGGCTGTTCGATCCGGCGGTGCTGGTCGATGATGACGGCAAGGGCTATATCTACTTCGGAGGCGGTGTCCCGGAAGGACAGTTCGCCGAGCCGGGCACAGCGCGCGTGATGCCGCTGGGTGAGGATATGACCAGTGTGGTGGGCACCGCGAAAGTAATTCCGGCTCCGTTCATGTTCGAGGATGCCGGAATTCATAAGTGGAACGGAGTCTACTATTATACCTACTGCTCGAACTTCTATGACGGAGAACGGCCGGAGGGCAGCCCTCCTGCGGGAGAAATCGCCTATATGACCAGTGATCATCCTATGGGGCCGTGGACGTATCACCGCACGATCCTGAAGAATCCGGGACATTTCTTCGGCGTGTCCGGGAATAACCATCATGCGGTCTTCCAGTTCCATGACAGCTGGTATATTGCTTATCACGCCCAGACCTTGTCCAAGGCCCAAGGGATTGCGAACGGTTACCGCTCCACACATCTTAACCGCCTGACTCATCATGAGGACGGGTCCATTCCCGAGATCCATGCGGATTACGAAGGTGTGCAGCAGCTTGCCGCATTGAACCCGTATGATCGTATTCCGGCGGCAACGATGGGCTGGAGTGCCGGGTTGAAGACGGAAGCCGGGGCGGCAGGTGCAGAGCAGATCGTAACGGATATTGCGCACGGCGGCTGGATCGGACTTTCCGGGGTAGACTTCGGCAGCGGAGCTGAGTCGATCCAAGTCTCGGTCCTGAGCCTGGAAGCGGGCGGCATGCTGGAACTGCATCTGGATGAGCCGGCGGGTCCGGTTATCGGCAGACTGACGGTTCCGGCGGCGGACGGCTCGCAGGAATGGCTGGAGCTGAAGACTGCGGTCCAGGGAGCAGAGGGAGTACACAACCTCTATCTGGTATTCACAGGAGAGAGCGATAAGAGCCTGTTCAAGCTGGCCGCTTGGCAGTTCACTGCGCAAGAGCACTAA
- a CDS encoding AraC family transcriptional regulator, with translation MPTIHYVEYDAAHPANFVYSIPEGLDAWLLVLTQTPAVFEVDGELKEYPAHSVALYPPGHNIYYRACSRRYVNDWVRFDADESYITESVLPLGSPFSLPDPGYCHQLFQLLTLENSFQNDYRELSIDYLFRLLFNKLSEASQDKLTPQYYNLLELRKTLYSNPGHPWTVSSMAGYLHISTGYLQTIYKSAFGISCMEDVIQCRIRLAKEKLGFGQHKIAEIAALCGYANVEHFCRQFRQLTGFSPRAYRERLASKQH, from the coding sequence ATGCCCACAATTCACTACGTGGAATACGATGCCGCACATCCGGCCAATTTCGTCTACAGTATCCCCGAAGGACTGGACGCCTGGCTTCTTGTTCTGACCCAGACCCCGGCGGTGTTTGAAGTGGACGGTGAATTGAAGGAATATCCCGCTCACTCTGTTGCCTTGTATCCTCCAGGGCACAACATCTATTACCGCGCCTGCTCCCGGAGGTATGTCAACGACTGGGTCCGTTTCGATGCGGATGAATCGTATATCACCGAAAGCGTCCTGCCGCTGGGCAGCCCGTTCTCCCTGCCCGACCCCGGATACTGCCATCAGCTGTTCCAGCTGCTGACGCTGGAGAACTCGTTCCAGAACGATTACCGGGAGCTGTCCATTGATTACCTGTTCCGTCTCTTGTTCAACAAGCTGTCCGAAGCGTCCCAGGACAAGCTGACGCCGCAGTATTATAATCTGCTGGAGCTGCGCAAGACGTTGTACAGCAATCCCGGCCACCCTTGGACCGTATCCTCGATGGCCGGATATCTGCACATCAGCACCGGCTACCTTCAGACCATCTACAAATCCGCCTTCGGCATCTCCTGCATGGAGGATGTCATTCAATGCCGGATTCGGCTGGCCAAGGAGAAGCTGGGCTTCGGCCAGCACAAAATCGCCGAGATCGCCGCTCTCTGCGGCTATGCCAATGTCGAGCATTTCTGCCGCCAGTTCCGCCAGCTGACCGGCTTCTCCCCCCGCGCCTACCGGGAGCGGCTGGCTTCCAAGCAACATTAA